ATCGGTACCGAAGAGGTTGGAGTTGTCTATACGCACGCTGCCGGTAACATTGTATTTTCCGTTAAAGGTGTAACCGGCGTTGGCATAGGCTGAAATATACCGGTCTTCAGTATAATTGAAATTGTTATTCTGGTTGTATCTCCAGGAGAACGTGCTGGTGAGGGATTGTGTTCCCTTCAGGTTACCGAGGGCAATTTCATCTACGGGCAGGTATTGAAGGTTGTTATCGTTGTAGCCCATTTTGAATACGGAGGTAGATGAATTTACGATGGCCCGGCGCTCCATGCCGGCGAGGGCAGACAGGTGATGTTTCGGGCTGATACGCTTGTCGTAATTCAGTTGTGCGCGGGCGGTATAGGATTTTGAGCTTCCTCTTGTTTCGAATAACCGCCCGCCGTCTGGTACATTTTTCACCAGTTCGCCGTTTATGAGTTGCGCCGCATCGTTGATCATATTTTTGGTATAATAGGAATCGGAGGCGTAGTAAGATTTACTATAGCTGCTTCCGCGCTCTGTCTGGTACTTCAGGTCCAGCGTAAGACCGCTGATTATCTTCACTGTGAAGCCCCCCTGCAGTCTGAAATAATTCGCGGAATTGGAAAAACCCGCTTTATCCAGTTCTTCGAGCGGATAAAATGTTTCGTCATACAATCCGATGCTTTTCAGCCGTTCGATCTCGTAAGGCGATTTCAGCTTGGTGACCGGAACGGGGCTTCCATCGGGATTTCGGAAGATCTCATAGGGCATGCCGCGGTAATAGGTATCCGGGAACTCCGTACTGAATGTATTATCACGGATATTCGTAAAGGCACCTATTTCAGCGTCCAGCCATTCAAACACTTTTATCCTGTCTTTCAGCCCTATGTTGATGTCTTCAGTACGGGTACGCAACCCGTAGTCCCTGTCGCCAGTATAATTCATCATGATATTATACTGGTGAATATCGTTCCCGCCGCTAACGGAAAAAGCGTGGCGATGTTTGATGCGGCTGCGCATGAGCAGGTCTTCCACCTGGCTTTGCCCGTCTGCTTTCCTCAGATTATCCAGGATAGTATTGAGTTCCATTTCATCGATCAGGCCCTGTTCGTGGTTGTACAGCGCCTCCATGGCTTTAGGCTGGCCCGCGCGTCTGATGGCATCGTTGTAAGTGGGGTGCCACATGTTGAAGGTTTCCCGCTGCAGATCTACCATCTGGGAAGAATTGAGCAGGTTCATGTAACCGGCATCCGGCTTGGCCGTGAAGAATGCAGTGCTGCTGTAATTGACGGTCAGCTTGCGGTTGCTGCCGTGGCGGGTAGTGATGGAGATCACGCCGTTGGCGGCTCTGGTACCGTAAATGGAGGCTGCCGCCGCATCTTTCATCACCGTTACATTCACCACATCAGCAGGGTTGAGGAAATTCAGATCTCCTTCATACGGAAAGCCGTCTACCACATACAGCGGCCGCTGGTTACCGTAGAGTGTGGAGAGCCCGCGGATATTGACTTCCCCGTTCTGCATGAAAAGTCCTGGCACGGTACCTTCCAGCCGGTCCATAATACTGGTTTCCATTCTGGCGCCCAGGGTTTCTTCCGTGATCACGCTAAACGATCCTGTGGCCCTTTCCTTTGGAATGGACTGGTATCCGGTGTTGGCGGTAACATTCAGTTCCGTCAGCGTAGACGAGATAGCCGGCAGCACAATATTGCCGATGTTCCCCGTTTCCAGCATGGCGCTTGTAACAGGTATCTCTCTTGTTTTGAACCCTATAAAACTGATGCGGAGGATGTTGCCTGCCGTTACGGAAAGCGTAAAATTCCCTGTGGTGTTGGTGATGGTTGACTGGTTGGTGCCCATAACCAGTACCGTAGCGCCGATCAGGGGAACGCCCGTACTGTCCGTTACCCGCCCGGTTACCGGCGATTCGCTTTCCGGAGACATGTTTAGCCCGGTAGCATAGACAGGTTTGCTATACAGCATGATGGTATTGTCCGCTATTTTATAATTGAACGGCTGATCTTTTACAACCAGGTCCAGAAACCTGGCCAGCGGCATGTTCTGTACAGATACGGATACGGTGCCGGCCCGCTGCAGCAGCTCGGATTTGCCCCATACAACAAAACCTGTCTGCTTTTTAATGGTGGCAAAGAGCTTTTTCATAGGCACATCCCTTCCGGAGAATGTGATGGATTGCGAAAATGTGCTGGCTGATACATGTAAACTAATGGCAAGAAGGAGAGTACTGGTAAATCTCATGATCCGGAGCATTTTGGTTGGGAGCCGGCACGGCAAGTCCCAACGGCTCCAATAAGCAGTTTTTTGCATAGATTTGCAACGTTTGGTTGTTAAAGATGGAGGTCTCGAAACCCGATTTTGAATCAGCCAGCAACCTTTCCGGAAGTGTTAGCCGCACTTCCGGTTTTTTTTGCCGGTCGATTTTTTTTAATTGATTGATTTAAATGATGGCATAGTATTTCAGTTATTGTATTTAAGGCATTACGATCAGGCGGCGGCCTTCTTCCAGGCGAAAATGCACATCGGACCTTTCAAGGCCGGTCAATACATCAGAGAGTTTCAGCGTTCTGCTCATCTCCCCGAAAAACAGTACATCCGGCACATTCCCTTCGTACACTACTTCCAGATCGTACCAGCGTTCCAGCTGGCGCATCATTTCCCGCAGGCCCACCCCGTCAAAATTGAAGAGGCCGTTCTTCCAGGCGATAGCTTTTTCCACGTTTGCATTTTGTGTTACGTCCATGCCAGTGCTGCCTGCCTGCACCTGGTCTCCCGGTTTTAATACCACGGCGCTGCCGGTTTCACCGGTAAGGGATATGCTCACCGCTCCTTCCACCAGTGTGGCGTAGCTGTGCTTTTCATTCGTATAGGCGTTGACATTGAATGCGGTGCCAAGCACTGCGATGTCCATTTTCCCGGCTGCTTTTAGTTTGAAGGGTTGCGATGCATTTTTGGCCACTTCAAAATAGGCTTCCCCCGTAAGTTCCACCACTCTTTCCTTTCCCGTGAATGCTACGGGGAACTGCAGGGTACTGGCGGCATTGAGCCATACTTTGGTGCCATCCGGCAGTACCACACGGAATTGCCGCCCTTTTGACGTAGTGATGGTATTATATTTCACTTCCCCTGTTCCGGGGGCTTCGGGTGTATATTGCAGCCCGTCGTTTTTCAATACGACGGCAGTGCCGTTCTGCCGGGTGATAATGCCGTTGCCGGCGCTGTCCAGCACCATCTGCGAACCGTCGCTCAATGTAAGGATAGCGCCATTTTTTCCTGGATCCACATCCAATAGCCGGGTTCCGGCGGTTATGGAGGCTGGCTCCGGCTGACGATAACGGTTGACAAGCCAGGCGCCCGTGCCAAACAAGAGCACCACCGCAGCAGCCCATCCCCATTTATGGAGGAAATGCACCCGCTGCGCCGGTCTGGCAACCGGGTCTGCCAATAATTTATCCGACCGCAATATCTGGTCTGCTACCTGCATCCAGCGCTGCTGATCGTAGTCGGGCAACGGTTGCGGCCGGTGTTCCTGCAGCCAGCTTTCCACCTCATCGATAGCAACGCCGGCATCATCCTGGTCAACCAGACCGGTTAATTCATTCAGTTCTTCCTCCGTGGCGGTATGTGTGGCCAGGCGGTCCAGTAAATATGCTAATCGGGCTTTTTTTTCCATGTAAGATGATATACAGGTAAAACGAAGGCTTTTTATGTCCCCTATCTATACCAGACAATTGAGCGGACGATTGGTACCGAAAAAAAGCGGATTTTTTCGGGCGTTTATTTATTCAGATGAATATATCTATCAATATGGCCAGCAGCAGAGGATATCCGGCCTTTTGCAGCGTGGCGCGGATGTTTTTCAGCGCCATGACCAG
This genomic stretch from Chitinophaga sp. XS-30 harbors:
- a CDS encoding SusC/RagA family TonB-linked outer membrane protein; this translates as MRFTSTLLLAISLHVSASTFSQSITFSGRDVPMKKLFATIKKQTGFVVWGKSELLQRAGTVSVSVQNMPLARFLDLVVKDQPFNYKIADNTIMLYSKPVYATGLNMSPESESPVTGRVTDSTGVPLIGATVLVMGTNQSTITNTTGNFTLSVTAGNILRISFIGFKTREIPVTSAMLETGNIGNIVLPAISSTLTELNVTANTGYQSIPKERATGSFSVITEETLGARMETSIMDRLEGTVPGLFMQNGEVNIRGLSTLYGNQRPLYVVDGFPYEGDLNFLNPADVVNVTVMKDAAAASIYGTRAANGVISITTRHGSNRKLTVNYSSTAFFTAKPDAGYMNLLNSSQMVDLQRETFNMWHPTYNDAIRRAGQPKAMEALYNHEQGLIDEMELNTILDNLRKADGQSQVEDLLMRSRIKHRHAFSVSGGNDIHQYNIMMNYTGDRDYGLRTRTEDINIGLKDRIKVFEWLDAEIGAFTNIRDNTFSTEFPDTYYRGMPYEIFRNPDGSPVPVTKLKSPYEIERLKSIGLYDETFYPLEELDKAGFSNSANYFRLQGGFTVKIISGLTLDLKYQTERGSSYSKSYYASDSYYTKNMINDAAQLINGELVKNVPDGGRLFETRGSSKSYTARAQLNYDKRISPKHHLSALAGMERRAIVNSSTSVFKMGYNDNNLQYLPVDEIALGNLKGTQSLTSTFSWRYNQNNNFNYTEDRYISAYANAGYTFNGKYNVTGSVRIDNSNLFGTDPRYRYVPLWSVGASWRLTEEDFMKDISWLNSLSIRSTYGLGGNVARTVGPYLQARSTFFSEANATATDIIYPPNKLLRWERTATTNVGIDFTVLNNRVSGSIDYYIRNTTDLLGEKAIDPTNAFPSALINYGSLNNKGIELALNTRNIVKQHFTWSSTLSISFNKNRMTEINTLGETYLVLTGGYGVNRIGYPMDAVFSFRSAGLDPTNGSMRVYDAAGKVVTNYDQTGTIVANMTDINGLVYSGTLRPKYTSGFTNSFSYKQLSLSIMIIANGGHVMRDVVPALNYGSLNRNVDARAMNFWRQPGDENIPGMAPAPDLKGNGGSYYTLIWYASDQNVLKADFVKVRDIALSYNFAPMLSRIKKLSSAKLTLQVQNPFRWVNNSVGIDPEAYEIASQYANRRLPVMPVYMAGIDITF
- a CDS encoding FecR family protein, whose amino-acid sequence is MEKKARLAYLLDRLATHTATEEELNELTGLVDQDDAGVAIDEVESWLQEHRPQPLPDYDQQRWMQVADQILRSDKLLADPVARPAQRVHFLHKWGWAAAVVLLFGTGAWLVNRYRQPEPASITAGTRLLDVDPGKNGAILTLSDGSQMVLDSAGNGIITRQNGTAVVLKNDGLQYTPEAPGTGEVKYNTITTSKGRQFRVVLPDGTKVWLNAASTLQFPVAFTGKERVVELTGEAYFEVAKNASQPFKLKAAGKMDIAVLGTAFNVNAYTNEKHSYATLVEGAVSISLTGETGSAVVLKPGDQVQAGSTGMDVTQNANVEKAIAWKNGLFNFDGVGLREMMRQLERWYDLEVVYEGNVPDVLFFGEMSRTLKLSDVLTGLERSDVHFRLEEGRRLIVMP